The Deltaproteobacteria bacterium nucleotide sequence ACCGGCAGGGCCCTTGACGTCCGCGTGTCATAGAGGAACACGGCGGGGACGACCCTTGTCGTGAGACCCAGCCGCGCGGCCCGGCCCTGGTCGGGTACGGCCTCCGGCCAGCCTTCCAGCGGCTCGCCCGTCATCGAGACCGCGAGCACGTCGAGCTTGTAGCGCAACACGAAGGCCCGCAGGAGCGGTCCGAACACGCGGCATGCGGGGCAGTTGGCGTCGCCCAGGTAGATGAGCCCGTAACGCTCCCCGAGCCGGGCCAATACCGCTGTGCGCTCGGCCCGCCGCTCGTCCGACCAGAGCCTCTTGGCGAGCGCGCCCACCGGGCGCCTGAGCATGTAGTCGAGGTCCGGGCTCCCCCAGACCGTGCGCCGGAACGCGTCCGAGAAGGACGCAGCCCTCTGCAAGACTTCCTGCTGGAGGCGGAGGTAGGCCGCGACGTTCCCTGGGTTGGGATCCAGGACCGCCTTCGCCCGAGCCTCCTCCAGGGCCCGGCGCCTCTCCCGGATGCGTTCCATGGGGCTTTCGGGCTGGGCGGGGGGCTGCTTCGGGGCCCGTGTCTCATCTGCCTCTGCGTCTCCCTCGTCACGGTCGCAGTAGAAATGCCACCCGAGCGACGGCGAAGCGTCCCCGTCCATACCCTGTGGAGGGCCGCACCACGGCCTCCATTCCCGCGCATCGGCGGGCAGCGCCGCCAGGATGCCCAGGAAGCACACGAGGGATAGCGCACTGACGCTGCTCATGGCTGTCCTCATCACTTCTTCCTCTGGTAGAAGTCCCGGATGCGCGTGCGCATCACCGCGCCCGCCTGATCCGCTTCCGGAAGGTCGATGGACGGCTCCCGCGACCCGTCCACAAGGTCCTGGGTGAACTCCGAGAGGTCCACGGCCCCGAAGTCGATGCGTTCCATCTCCCGGACCGTGAAGCCCCGGCAGCTTCCCCAGCCCAGCCCGAGCTGGCTCCGGGCCGCTTCCTGGAGGATGCGTCCGAGCTTGGAGCCGAACACGCACCAGGAGCGTTCCCGGCGGACGCACACCCCCAGCACCCGCCGCGTGCAACGCTTGCCCAGGTAGTGCGTGTTCCCGGCATGGCGCTCCCTGGCCAGGAGGCGCTCCTCCTTCGTGCAGTTCCCGAGGCCCAGGAGCGCGCCGGAGTTCTTGCAGCAGTTCGCGAGTCCTCCCCAGCGGATGCGGCAGGAGCGGCGCTTGCCGTTGAAGAACCGCAGGTTCCCGCGGTTGAACTCGTCTCCGCCCAGCTCGACCACCATGTTGAGGCGGGCCGCGGACTCCACGAACCCGGTGTTGGCACTGGACTCCGCGGTCTCGCAGCCAGCCCCCATGCACCACGACACCGAGCCGCACGGCCCGCCCGACCCGGCATCCCTTACTCCGGCGCCGCAGCCCGTCACAGATCCCGAAGCAAGCCCATCCGCGCTCCAGCGTGGAGACTGCGCATCGCCTTCAATGCCGTCTCCGCGTTGCACGATCGGATCGTCCGCCTCGACCTCCGCCACAGGCCGCGCGGCGGTGCCTTCGATCACCGCGCGGCCGGCCTGGCCGCCGGGATCGGCGGAGTCGGCCAGGACACGGTTCGCCGCCGTTTCCAGCTCGCCGGCGCTCATGCCCCGCTCCGGCAGGTTCGTGCCGGCATAGCCGGGCACGTGAGCGGCAGAGCCCGAGTCCCTCGCAATCGCGCTCGCAGCCGCCCCGCCCGCTTGGCCCAAGGCGCGGGCCGCCGCCTTCGGGTCTTCCGCCTCTGCGGGGTCGTGGGCGAAATGTCCGGCGAGAAGAAGGGTCGCGACGACAGCCTTCATTCCGTAGGAGCAGCTCATGGCAGTTCTCCTCTCAACGCCGCCAGATGGCGGCGCGCCGTCGCGCGGCCCGGCCCGCCCTCGACAGCGACGGCTTCGAGCGCCGCTTCCAGGCCGATGTTGCCGGCGATCCGGTCGTGGGGCGGGGCCGCGTCGGAGACGCAGGCCCGGCTTTCGCAAGGCGGGACCCCGCCCGGGACCACCGCGACCGCGGGGACCGCCGTTATGTCGAACAGGCGGAACAGGCGCGGGTCGATGGCGGCTCCGCTTTCACGGTCCAAATATGCGCCGACGCGCTTCACCGTGGCCCGGAAACCATCCGGAGCCAGTCCCCGCAGCAACAGCGGCGCGCCGATCCGCGCCGCCTCGCGGCTCCACTGCCTCCAGCTCTCCGCCGGCGCCGACAGGCTCATGAAGACGATCACCTCGGGACCGTTGGCGCGGCCGGACAGGCTTGCCAACAAGCGGCCCGCGTGTCCCTCGGCCGGAAGGGGAGCGGACCCGCCGGAGGCATTCTGCCCTGCGCGTTCCATTGCGTGCCGGATCACCGAACGCGACCAATCTTCCAGGTCGCGGCCGCCGTCCGGCTCCGCATTCAGCAGAACCCGGTCCACCACGTGGCGTGCCGCGTCCTGGGGAGTTTCCTCTGCGCGGCCCGTGCCGCGCCAGGCCGTCAAGCCGAGCACGAAGATCAATGACGCGGCTGTTGCGACAGTCTGTTTGCGGTTCATGCCGGCGTCCTCACAAAAGGCAGCAGTTTGCCTTGCGCCAGAGCAAATACCCGAAATTCTCGCCCGCAACGGGAAGCTCTCGGAGCGCCTCCCACAGCACCGAGGACCGTCCCGTCGGGTTGCAGCCCGTGAGCGGCGAGGTGGCGGGCACGGGCTGGGTCATCTGCCAGCGGTACTGGGACTTCTTCATGACCGGCATCGGGTATCGGCCGCAGAGCGCGGCCGGCCCGGAGGTGCCCCAGGCGAGCAGCATCCGGTGCAGGCGGAACACGAGCCGCTGGGCCGCGAGGAGAGACGCCTGGACCCCGCCCACGTGGGCGGCCACGTTCCCTGTCAGGGGATACATGCCGCCCTGACAGCCCGCGCACCAGAAGAGCGGATCAAGCGGCAGCCCGGCGGATGCGGCCGCGCAGTCGGCGGCGCACGCCGCCTGGGCCGGGAGGTCCGCGAACAGCGCGGCCTCCGGGTTCATCAGGAACGACAGCTCGTCGTCCCGCCAGGTCGGATCGAGCTCCGAGACCCAGGCGATGTCCAGGCTTCCTCCTTCGAGGCAGCCGAGATCGAGCAGCGCGCCGATCCAGGACAGCAGCGGGTAGACGTAGTAGTGCGCGTGCCACGTGGACCCCGAAGCCCCGTCGCCGCCCGACGAGGCCGTGCGTCCCCGCCCGGCCGGAAGACCCGGGTCCACGGTCATGCCGCCAAGGTTCGGGAAGCACCAGGGCGCGCGGCTCACGTCGAGGAGCCTCGCCGGCTCCCACACGCCGAGCGAGAGTCCAATGCGGGGGACCGGGCTGCCGCAGAAGCAGATGGGCGATCCGGGATTGGGCGTGTCCGGCGCGCCCGCGGCGCTGCCCATGTTGATCGGCCCGATGGAGATCGGGAACAGACACTCCCAGCACACGTCCGTGACAGGGTTCACGAAACGCCCGGTGCACGACTGGGCGTGCGCGGTTCCGGCGGACAGAACACCGAAGAGAACCAGCGCCGCGGCGATGGTCGTCAAGCGCCTCATGGCCGTCCCTCCGCGTTCGTCGCGTCCGCCTCGTCCTCAAGCGGCACTTCCGTGATCCGAAGCGCCGGTCCTTCGGCCGCGACCACCGACGGGGTGGCGCGGAGCCCGAGCCGCTTCGAGAGCCGGCCGCCCTGGTCGAAGAAGAACGGCCGGCCGTGGACCCGCATGAGGTCCAGCGGACGGCCCGCCACGAGCACGATCCTGGAGGGCCGCTCGTGGCGAAGCGCCCAGGCCACCTCCACGGAACGCGCCCCGTCGATGAAGAGAAGGTCCCGGGTCAGCGGCTGCATGTCGAGCGGGTTCACCCGCGCGCCCCGGGCCGCGATCAGGGTCCCGTCCGCCGCACGGATGTCCCTGTCCAGAATGATGGAAGGAGCGAAGAGCCGCGTGCGGTGAACGCGCGCCGCCTCGATGCCCTCAACGCGTTCCGGGGCCTCGATCCTCTGCCGCGCCCGCTCCACGGCCTCGCGGCGCATGCGGGCCATCTCACCCGAGGCCTCCATCTCTCCAAGCCGAGCTTCTATCTGGATGAGGAGATCGGGCTCGGCCACCGGCCATACCGCGCCACGGATTCCAAGGTCCTTCGCCGAAGCGGGTTGCGCCGCGAGCGTCAGCGCGCAGCCGAGGGCCGCGAACAACAAGCAGGTCTGGAGCTGTTGCCGCGTCACGGCTGCTCCTCCCCGCGTCCGGCCAGAGAACCCTCCAGCCCCAGCCACGGAATGTCCGGCAGCGCCAGGGCGCGGCCGAGGATCTGCTCCCGCGCCACCAGCCCGATCTCCGCGTAGCGGCTGTCGTGGCTGTCCGCATGATCGGCGTGGACGTAATAGCGGTCCGGCGGAATCACCCCCGGCCGGGTGATCTTCAGCGGCCGCCCGTCACGGGCGTGGGTCTTGGCGATGCCCAGGACCTTGCCGTTCACCCGCACACGGCGATTGCCGTCCACCTCCACACGGTCTCCCGGCAGACCGTGCACGGTCTTGAGGTACGGGACCGGAGAACCCACCGCCTCCAGAGGCTCGAACACCACAGATTCCCCGCGCCCGGGCGCGCCAGGGAGCGGCAGCATGAGGTAGCCCCAGGCCCCGTCCGACCAGCTCGCATTGACATGCACGCGCGAGGCAAGGGCGAGCCATACGAGCGTCAGCGCCACCGCCCAGGCAAGAAGCCTGTTGCCGCGTCGCTTCCGGCCTTCCAGGGGGTTGCTCCTCCTCATCGTTCCGCCTCCCGGCTCGCGGGAACATCGTCTTCCCGTGCCGCCGCCCGCATCGTGGCCTTCACCTCAGCCGTGAAGTCCTCCGCGCCCGCGGCGACCGCCCTTGCGGGAAGCAGCACCACCCGGTGACGCGCCGAGGTCCGGACCAGCGCCTCGTCAAGATGCCTGGCCCAGTCGCGAGCGGCCTCCGCCACCTCGTCCCGGCCTTTGCGTTCCCGTGCGGCCTGCGTCACGTATTCCGCGGTCAGTTCGGCCAGCCGCACGCTCGCGATGCGTGGAATCCTCTCCAGGACCATGCGCGCCGTGATGGCCGACACCGCCGCGGCCATGCCCACGGTGAGCACCAAGGCGGCCCCGAGCGTGGAGACCCCGCTCATGGCCGCGCCTCCGCTGTCTTCCACGCCATCTCAGGCTTCATCACCCGTCCCTCCGGCATCGCGTCCGGCCCCAATGTCCGCCGGCCGCGGTTCATCCCGTGAAACGGAGTCACTCCCGTTCCCGGACTCCTCGGCCGAAGGCGCTACGGCGCCGCCTTCCACGCTCGAAGGCCCCCTCAGCTTCTGGAGGCGGTCCAGCCACAGCCTGGCCGCCCTGTCGGGCTCCACGGTCCGTATCCGGCCGGGCAGAGGCGGGAAGGAGACTGCCGAAGCCGCGCCGCCGCGCGCTCCCGGAATATCCCGGTCCTCCGCCGCCTCGGCCATGCGCGAGACGAAACGCAGCAGTTCGGCCTCTTCGGGCGATGGCTTTCCCTGGAGTCCGGCCGCCGCGCGCACGGTCCGGTCCACGGTCTCCCGGAGCCGCTTCAGGCGCTCGGCCCCACGCTGGGAGTCGGCCGCCTCCGCGCCCAGCCATGCGACACTGGCGTTGGCCAGAAGCGCATGGAGCAACACCGTCCGGCTTTCCCCGGCTTCGGGTCCTCCCAAGGCCTCGATGGCCTCGCTCACGAGCACCGCATGGACGGCCAGGGAGTGGAACCGCCGGAGCCGGCCTCCGCGTCGGCAGGTGTTGGCCAGCACGCGGGCCAAGGCCTCGAAGTCCACGGCGTCGGCCGTCAACGACTCCGGGTCCCCCGGCCAGTTGAGAGGCCGTTCTCCAGATCCATCTTCACCCATCGCGGTTCGCAACCGTCCTCGTTTGCCATTCCGTGCGTTCATCGCGTCTCCTTGTGTACGCCGCTCCCGTCACGGCGCGTCGTCTGCCGCCCCGCCCTCGGCGATGCGGTCGATGGCCTGCTCCGTGGTGAGGCCCTCGTCCTTCAGCCGCTCGACCATGGCGAACGCCGGTCCGCGCGAGGAGTAGAGCGCCGTGGACCAGCGGTCGAGCGCCAGCCGCGCCACCCGCCAGCCGTCAGGCCCGTGCAGAAGCAGTTCCGCATGCCGCCCGTCCACGGTGGCGAGGCTCTTGAGCGCCCGCTCCATGCCCGGGTCGCAGTGGATGCGCTTCTCCTGTTTCAGGAGCTCCACGGACTCGTCCTTCTGCGCCAGGAAGATCACCCAGTCCGAGTTCTCCCAGGCGGCGCGGGCCGCGGGATTGGCGTAGTAGTCGTTGACGCTCTGGGTGCCGGTGACCAGCGCGCCGCGGTACTTTCGCGCCCGCCTGGCCGCGCCTTCGAGGAAAGCCTTGCTGTCCTCGCCGGACAGAAGATCCCAGGCCTCGTCGATGACGATGGCCTTGGGCCGGGTGCGCGGGCCGTGGTACATGCGCTGGGTCGCGAGGAAGATGACAAGCATCAGCACCACGCCCTGGAGGTCGCCCCGGCCCTTGAGCTCGGCCAACTCGAACACCGTGAGCGCGGAGTCAAGGGCAGGGGTCTCGCTACCCTCGAAGAGCCGCCCGAAAGCGCCCCCCGGCCGCCACGGTCCGAGCGCCAAGGCCATGTCCGACGCCCGCCGGTCGCCGGCCGTTTCGAGCTTTCGCTGCACGGCGCCCAGGTCGGCGCCGTTCCCGGCCTCCTCCCAGGCGGCCGCGGTGGCCTCGTCGATGAGCGCCGCCTCGATGTCGTCGATGCGCCCGCGCCGGCGGCACATGCGCCCGATCACGGCTGCCAGCATCGCAAAACACTCCTCGCGGTAGTCGCTGTCCCGGTTTGCCGCCTCCGCGTCGATCATGGCGAAGGGGTTCAGCCGGGCGGGGTCCTTGCCGAAGGCGATGAAGGCCCCGCCCAGGGCCTCGGCCGTGTGCTGGAAGGAACGGCCATCGTCTATCACCACGGCCTCGCCGCCCGCGCCCGCGATCCCCGAGACCAGTTCCTGCATGAGCACCGACTTGCCGGACCCGGACTTGCCGGTCACCGCCACGTTGTAGTTGCCGGCCTCGTTGGCGAAGGGCGACCAGCACGCGGGCTGGCCCCGCCTGCCGATGAGCAACAGGGCCGGAGGCGCATCGCGCAGAGCTTCCTGGCCCCGCCACTCCCCGTGCACGGGAGCGAGGTTCACGACCGACGAGGTGAGAAGGGTCTTCATCCGCCCCATCCTGGCCAGGTCCGAGTCGAGCCCGCCGGCGGGGACCATGGGCAGGCACGAGAGCCAGGCCGGAAGATGCGCGTAGCGCTCCGCTCCCAGGCGCCAGCCCTGGCCGTGGTAGATGGCCCGCACCGCCTGCTCGGCCTCGTCGATCCCGTCCAGGGGCGCGTAGACCGCGATCATGCAGCAGGCCCTGACCAGGCGCTCGCCCTCCTTGAGCCGCTCGGTGACGAAGCGCCAGTCCCGGGCCTTCTCCGGAAGGCCCGGCAGGTAGCGCGCGATCCCCGTGCCCGCCTGCTGCGTCGCCCGGGCTGATTTCAGGAAGGCGCGCTCGCCGTCCGCGGCATCGCCCATCATCACGGTGAGAGATGTCAGCACCGGGGTGCCTGGCTGAAGGAAGTCCCTGTGGAAGTCGCCGATGAGGGCGTTGCCGCGCCAGCCCGGCCACACCTCCGGGAACGACCGCGCCGAGAGCACCCGCACCGCCACGTCCGTCCCGTCCGGGTGGTGGAACACCAGGCCCGCGGGGGCCACCGAAAGGGCGCGGCCCGGCGCGGCGCACTGGAGGTGGATCGGGTCCCGGGGCGACCAGCGCCGGCGGGGCCGGTCGAGTTCCCCGTCGTGCTTCCCCTCGGGATCCGGAGCGGTGAGCTCGGCAGCGAGCGAAAGCAGCGTGTCCGGGTCCACCCGCCTCGCCTCGGCCCCGGCCGAGGCGAGCGTCCCCTCGAGAGCCCGGCGAAAACCCCCGAGCGCGGTCTCGGCCGCGGGTCCCGGCCCGCCCGCGAGGCACGCCGCCAGGAACACCCGGCAGTCCCTGAGCGTGAACGGAGGGCCGCCCGCGTGGAGCGGGCGCCACCCCGCGTGCGCGAAGAGCGCCCGGCGCCGCGCCGCCATACCCGCCTGCACGCCGCCCGTGCGATGCCGCGGCTCGGCCCAGTTCCGGATCGCCGCCCCGTAGCGCGGACTCGTCCAGTGGATCACCTGCACCACCGAGCGCTCCGGAGCGGCGTCGGCCAGCGTGCCCGCCAGCGCCTCCAGGGTTCCCTCGTCGATGCCCACGAAGGGCGGGAGCTCCAGCAGGAAGCCGCAGCTCCCCTCGTTCAGGTAGAGATCGCTCCCCTCGTCCCACGCCCGCCAGGGAAGGAGGTCCACGAGCGGAGAGGGCAGGGCCGGGAGCGTCCAGGGCTGGAGCGCGTCCGGTCCCGCGAGCAGGTCCCTGAGCCGCTCGATCACCGGAGCCTCCAGCGCGACGGCTCCAGCACCGCCCGCACCCAGTGGCCCTCGCGGTAGACCCCGTCCGAGTCCACGAACGGAGCGATCCAGATGCGCGCGATCCGCTCCCTTGTCCGGAGATCCTCACTGACCGGATCCGGGGCTTCCTCGCTCGCTGAAACCGGCTCCGGCTCGGCAACAGCCGTGGTGCCGCCAGGCCCAGCGAGGCCGCCCAGCCACTTCGTCAGCCAGGCGAGAGGATCGCAGCCCCCGGCGCACTCACCGCCAAGGCGGTCGGCATCGTCCACTTCCAACTGTCCCGGCAATGCCGGGACCGCGGCCTCCCGGGCCTTCTCCGCCTTTTTCACCGCGGGATCGGCCTCCGCCACGCTCGCGCACGCCGCGCCCTGCGCTACCGGACACTGCCAGGCGTCGCCCACGTGCGTGGCCGAGCAACCGCCCAGGACCAGCGCCGCCGCAAGGAGTGCTGGGACCGCCTGCCCGACTCCGGCTCTTCGCCAATGGATCGTCGCTTGTGTTCTCATGATCCGCCCGCCTTCCCGTTGTCGTTCCCGCTCCCGATGTCCCCGCGCCCGTCCAGCCGGGCGCCCTCCATGAACACCACCGTCACCCGCGTTCCCGTCTGCAACTGGATCACCGGCTGGTACTGCTCGGCCCGGCGGATCAGGTAGTCGGCGACTCTGCGGCCTGCCGAGCCCGCCCCTGCGCCCAGGCCCGCCCGGCCCACGTCCACGAGGCTCGCGCCGCTCGCGGCTCCGTCCCCGCCCGGGCTCGCCGCCCCGGGCTGGAGCAGGTTGGCCGCGGACTCCCCCGCGCCCGAGACGAGGCCCGCAAGGAACGCCTTCTCGATCAAGGCCCCCTCCCGGCTCACCACCGGACCCCTCACTCCCGCCTTGCCGCTTCCGGCCACGAACCCCGCCACCTCCGTCTCGATCACGGTCCCAGGCTCGGGTCCGGCGCACGTCAGGGTTCTCAACCGCACGTAGACCTTCTCCGAGGAGAGGTCTCCGTAGGCGGCGCCCGTGAGCGTGCAGCCCGCCACGTCCGCCTCGAGCGCCTCGCCGCCCTCGGCGGCGCTCCGGGCCCGGCTGGTGAGCCGCAGCAGCACCGGCCGGGGATCGCCCTGCGAGCTCACGCCCGCCGAGGCGTCCACTCCGGCCAGCACCACGGCGTCCGCATGGGAGCCCGCCGGGAGCCAGTACTCCAGAGGGCGCGGTCCGCCGGCGGCAGCACCCGCGGGCGAACCCGCCCGGTCTTCGAACTCCCGGATCATCGGTCCGGCCGGCGTGTCCTCTGCGCCCCGGGCTTCGGCGGACGCACGGCCTGAAGCCGAACGCCCTGCGCCGAGGAAATCCCCCGCGCCCGCCCGGCCGTCCTCAACCAGCGCGTCGGCCGGGGATTCGAGCCGGCGCGTCAACGCCTCCATGATCGCCGCCTGTTGGTCGATTATCGCCCGGGCATCGTCGGCGTCGCGCTTGAGGCGCGCCCTGAGCCGCGCGTTCTCTTCCTCGAACCGACGCCCTTGCGTCTCCGCCTCCCGAAGACGCGCCTCCAACTGGCCGATCCGGGCCTCGGAGCGGCGCACCCAGCTCGCCTCCGCGGTCCCGTCCCCCACAAGCTCCGCATCGATCCCGCCCGAAGGCGCCGGCCCCTTGCCGCCGCCGGCCGAGATCCATACCGCGAACACCATCAGCCCTGCCGCCGCGAGCCCCGAGAACAGGAGCAACTGCCGCTGGCGCGCGCGCCGGGTCTCCGGGTCCATCCGCGTCTTCTCCCCGCCGGTCATGGATTCCTCCCCACCGAGCCGGCCCCGAAGGCATCCGCCACCGCCACCACAAGCCGCCCGCCCGCAGGACCGCTTCCCGGCGGTCCCACCCAGACCGCGGCCGTGTCTGCCGCATGACGGCCCGCCAGGTCCTCGGCATCCGAATCCGATCCCGCCTCCGCTTCCAGAACCCGCGCCGTGAACCGGGGCCCGCGCCAGATCTCCATGAGCCGAAGGCCGTCCGCGTCGGGTTTTCCGCCCGCCGCCTCGATCGCGTACCGTGGAAGCGGCTCGCGGCACGCCACTGCGCCGACCAGGGCCGCCAGCATCCCCACGCGCCCATCGCCCGCTTCGGCGAGGTCGGCCTGCGTTGCCGTGGCCCCGTTGCGGATCAGGATCTGGGCCGAGCCGCGGTCCGCCACCTTGAGCGCCAGCCGGTAGGTGAAGCCCGCGGCCGTCCCGACGAAGAACGTGAGCGGCTCGGGGTAGGAGACCCCGCCAGGGAAACCGCCCGGGACGTCAGCGGGACGCAGGTAGACGTCTCCGCGCGCCGCGTCGTGCTCCACCACGAAGCCGTCGGGTCCACGGATGATGCGCGCGATCCGGTCGCCCGCGAGCGCAATGCGGCTCACCGCCCGGTCCGAGATCTCCGCTTCGAGCTCTGCGTGGTCCACGGCGTCCAGGACCTGCATCGCCGGCGCCGGAGCGGGCATGCAGGAAAGCAGCGCCGCCCATGCGAACGCCGGAATCGGCGCACGCCGAAATGCCCTCCCGGCCCGGCCCGCAACCCTTCTCACCGCACTCCGTCTTGCCTTCGTTCGTTTCATTTCCCATCCTCCAGTTCCTCGAAACGCAGAAGCCCTATCCGTCCCGCGTCCACACGGAACGCCATCCGGTAGCGCTTCCGCTCCCGCGACACGGGCTCGCGTCCGATCCAGGCCGCAAGCTCCCCGGTCACCGTGACCGTCAACCTCCCGGCGTCCGCCTCGATCCGCTCGGGATAGAACGCCGTCGCCAGGTCCCGCCGCTCCATGCGCCCGGCCTCGGCCGCCACCCATGCGCCTATGGCGCCCCGCGCCGAGGCGTGGCTCAGCCGCGCCGCGGCCTCCCGAACGTGCTCCGAGTTCTCCGGTGTGAGCGTCAGCAGCGTCACCGCCACGGTGCGTCCCATGTCCTCCAGGTAGCGGACCCCGGCCCGGCTCGTTCCCACTTCCCACGAAGGCCCCGCGACCGCCGGGACCAGCACCGTCATGCGCTCCACCGAGGCCAGGCCAAGACTCAATCCCAGGTTGGCCAGGAGCGAGAGCCCCAGCAGCACGGCCAGGGCCGCGCGACCGTCCCGCACCCGCCGGTGCTCCGCTTCCAGCAATTCCCGTCTCATCCAGGCCTCCTCACCCGATGAACCGGCGCAGGTGGCTCGGGGGCGCGGCCTTCATTCCCGACGCGAAGGACGGCAGGAACCAGTAGAGCGCGCAGAGCGCCATGTCCGCCCCTCCGCCCCGTTTCGCCCGGCGGAGCAGCGCCCACGCCCCGAGACCGGCCAAAAGCCCGGTCACGAACGCGTTGGCAGCCAGTCCCAGGACCGCGGGCCCCAGAAGCGCCGCCGCCTCGTCCAGCGTCCAGAAGAGCCAACGCTCGGGATCGTCCAGGCGCGAGGGGATCGTGTGCCGGGCCAAGTCGCTCATCCGCCGGCCTCATATGATCGCCGTGCCCACGAGGCCCGTGACGATGCCCGTGCCCGCCCCGGCCGCGATGCCCACCCCGACCGCGCCCGCCAGTTGCGCGGCGTTGAAACGCATCACCGAGCCCACCAGCGCGGCTCCCACCGCGAGCGCCGCCGCCAACTGCCCGCCCGTACCCGAGACGATGCCGGTCACCGTGCCCAGCGGCCCGGCGAAGGTCGTGTCCGTCGTGGCCCACGCAGGGTCCACGCTCAAAACCGTCCATGCCAAAGCCAGGAGCGTCCATCCTGTCAGTGAATAAGTCCTCATGGCCTCCCCTCCCGTCCGGCGGTCCCGTCGTCCGAGGTCGAGAGCCGCCGCCGGGCCGAGGCCCAGTCGTCCAGGTCCTCGGCCAAGTATCGCACCCGGCCCCCGAACCGGTGGAACGCCGGCCCGTCGCCGCTCACCCGGTAGCGGTCCAGCGTCCGCGGCGAAAGTCCCAGCCATTCGGCCGCCTCCCGCGTGCTCAGATACTTCCTGCCGTTCCCGTTCATGAGTCTTCCTCCTTCCCTTTCCGTATCAGCTCCGCCCCCGGCGGGCGGGAGCGGAGCATCAGTGGATGAGCCGGGCCTCATGGCCTCGGCAAGATCGCGCTTGTCCTCGATCCCGGCGCGCATGGCGCCGGTCTGTTCCACGCCCGCATGGGCCGCCATCCAGGCCCGGACCCGATCCACCGTCCCGAGCCGGGGCGACGCCCCCCGGCGGAGCCGGCCCACGAAGGACCGGTTGCCCGCCGCCTCCGCGCCCAGCACCGAGGCCGTGGCGCCCGTCTCCTCCAGGAACGCCTCCACCTCGCGCCGGAAACCCGGCCCCACCGGCGCAAAACCCATGTACGCCAGGACACGGTCCGCCGTGGCCAGCCGCACCGAGCGTCCGCGCGCCTGTGAGAACACGAAATCCGGGTCTCCCAGGGCTTCGGCTCCGAAGCGCCGCGCGCTCATTCCGTGGCGCTCCAGGAAGGCCGCAACCAGGCGCCGCAGAAGGTCGTCCAGGGGGGTGTCGGGATGGAGGTCAAGCGCTGCCATGGGCCTCAACATAGGGCAGAAAATCGCGCTTGACAATAGGCTTTTGTAGTGTGTAGCCTACAGAAAACGGCAATGGCGCGTAGCCATGCTCTTGTATGCGCTACGATATGGCAAGTTTTTTCGAATTTTTCCGGCGGCTGCCCAATGAAAGGAAAAGGGATGGACTCGGACGACACGGTTCGGA carries:
- the traC gene encoding type IV secretion system protein TraC — protein: MIERLRDLLAGPDALQPWTLPALPSPLVDLLPWRAWDEGSDLYLNEGSCGFLLELPPFVGIDEGTLEALAGTLADAAPERSVVQVIHWTSPRYGAAIRNWAEPRHRTGGVQAGMAARRRALFAHAGWRPLHAGGPPFTLRDCRVFLAACLAGGPGPAAETALGGFRRALEGTLASAGAEARRVDPDTLLSLAAELTAPDPEGKHDGELDRPRRRWSPRDPIHLQCAAPGRALSVAPAGLVFHHPDGTDVAVRVLSARSFPEVWPGWRGNALIGDFHRDFLQPGTPVLTSLTVMMGDAADGERAFLKSARATQQAGTGIARYLPGLPEKARDWRFVTERLKEGERLVRACCMIAVYAPLDGIDEAEQAVRAIYHGQGWRLGAERYAHLPAWLSCLPMVPAGGLDSDLARMGRMKTLLTSSVVNLAPVHGEWRGQEALRDAPPALLLIGRRGQPACWSPFANEAGNYNVAVTGKSGSGKSVLMQELVSGIAGAGGEAVVIDDGRSFQHTAEALGGAFIAFGKDPARLNPFAMIDAEAANRDSDYREECFAMLAAVIGRMCRRRGRIDDIEAALIDEATAAAWEEAGNGADLGAVQRKLETAGDRRASDMALALGPWRPGGAFGRLFEGSETPALDSALTVFELAELKGRGDLQGVVLMLVIFLATQRMYHGPRTRPKAIVIDEAWDLLSGEDSKAFLEGAARRARKYRGALVTGTQSVNDYYANPAARAAWENSDWVIFLAQKDESVELLKQEKRIHCDPGMERALKSLATVDGRHAELLLHGPDGWRVARLALDRWSTALYSSRGPAFAMVERLKDEGLTTEQAIDRIAEGGAADDAP
- a CDS encoding type-F conjugative transfer system secretin TraK, with the translated sequence MKRTKARRSAVRRVAGRAGRAFRRAPIPAFAWAALLSCMPAPAPAMQVLDAVDHAELEAEISDRAVSRIALAGDRIARIIRGPDGFVVEHDAARGDVYLRPADVPGGFPGGVSYPEPLTFFVGTAAGFTYRLALKVADRGSAQILIRNGATATQADLAEAGDGRVGMLAALVGAVACREPLPRYAIEAAGGKPDADGLRLMEIWRGPRFTARVLEAEAGSDSDAEDLAGRHAADTAAVWVGPPGSGPAGGRLVVAVADAFGAGSVGRNP
- a CDS encoding TraE/TraK family type IV conjugative transfer system protein, which produces MRRELLEAEHRRVRDGRAALAVLLGLSLLANLGLSLGLASVERMTVLVPAVAGPSWEVGTSRAGVRYLEDMGRTVAVTLLTLTPENSEHVREAAARLSHASARGAIGAWVAAEAGRMERRDLATAFYPERIEADAGRLTVTVTGELAAWIGREPVSRERKRYRMAFRVDAGRIGLLRFEELEDGK
- a CDS encoding helix-turn-helix domain-containing protein; the protein is MNGNGRKYLSTREAAEWLGLSPRTLDRYRVSGDGPAFHRFGGRVRYLAEDLDDWASARRRLSTSDDGTAGREGRP
- the traL gene encoding type IV conjugative transfer system protein TraL, with product MSDLARHTIPSRLDDPERWLFWTLDEAAALLGPAVLGLAANAFVTGLLAGLGAWALLRRAKRGGGADMALCALYWFLPSFASGMKAAPPSHLRRFIG
- a CDS encoding TraB/VirB10 family protein, with the translated sequence MTGGEKTRMDPETRRARQRQLLLFSGLAAAGLMVFAVWISAGGGKGPAPSGGIDAELVGDGTAEASWVRRSEARIGQLEARLREAETQGRRFEEENARLRARLKRDADDARAIIDQQAAIMEALTRRLESPADALVEDGRAGAGDFLGAGRSASGRASAEARGAEDTPAGPMIREFEDRAGSPAGAAAGGPRPLEYWLPAGSHADAVVLAGVDASAGVSSQGDPRPVLLRLTSRARSAAEGGEALEADVAGCTLTGAAYGDLSSEKVYVRLRTLTCAGPEPGTVIETEVAGFVAGSGKAGVRGPVVSREGALIEKAFLAGLVSGAGESAANLLQPGAASPGGDGAASGASLVDVGRAGLGAGAGSAGRRVADYLIRRAEQYQPVIQLQTGTRVTVVFMEGARLDGRGDIGSGNDNGKAGGS
- the traV gene encoding type IV conjugative transfer system lipoprotein TraV → MRTQATIHWRRAGVGQAVPALLAAALVLGGCSATHVGDAWQCPVAQGAACASVAEADPAVKKAEKAREAAVPALPGQLEVDDADRLGGECAGGCDPLAWLTKWLGGLAGPGGTTAVAEPEPVSASEEAPDPVSEDLRTRERIARIWIAPFVDSDGVYREGHWVRAVLEPSRWRLR